DNA from Brienomyrus brachyistius isolate T26 unplaced genomic scaffold, BBRACH_0.4 scaffold86, whole genome shotgun sequence:
TATGCAAAACGATAAAGAAACACATTCCCTTTCACACAAGGCAGTATTTCCCGGTTTGTAGTGATTTTTCTTCCAgtaaaatgtgcttttttgatAACCTTCAGGTAGACAAATACTGAAAACATACTGTACATTCACACACGCCCACACATATAACATAAAAAACGCatcaaaacataaaataaatttaaaaaaaaatattaacagGAATCCAATTTCTTTACAGAGAAGCaacttttttaaaagaaaaatgatACTTCACTGCCTGTGACAAACTGaatcaggcaaaaaaaaaaaaaacatactaatTCTCTGCAGCAGAGAAAAAAATCGTCATGtacggatatatatatatataaatatatatatatatatatatgttgagAGAGCAGCTATTCATTTATTCTCTTGGAGGAAGCGTTTTGGAATGTTTTCAAATCTAGGCCATCAGTGGTCATCAGTGTCCTCTTTATGTTGTTCCATTAACAAGGGTGAAATATGGGTCATTGGCTGAGGGATAAAAGGGTTGGtataaaatgattaaaaattGGGTGATGGGTACAAATACCCCACCAaatatccacacacacacacacacacacacacacacacacacacacacacacacacacacacaatatatatatatatagtaaattGCAGTCTCAGATGAAAACAAGGATCACATATGTTTTCTTGTCTTGTTCTTCTTAAATGGGGTCACACAGCGAGTTTTCACATTATCCTTCAAACCTCAGAACTGGAAGCTCCAAGCATATCAGTTTTCTGGTCACACCCATTCAGCAGTAGCTGCGTGTCTGCCCCTCAGAGTGGACAGTCCAGTTAGGTCCCGGAAGGCTACCTTGACGAGCCAGGCCCCTTTGGCTTCTTAGCCCAGATGACTGAAGTGAAGGATTCAAGACTGCCTCTCTGCGTGGTGCGCTGGGATATGGGGCCTGCATGGGTGCAGATTGGAAAGGATATTGACTGTGCTGATATGAGACTGCTGGATAACCTCCTGGTTGAGCACTAAACCCTCGTGGTGTTCCTAGTGACAGGTTTGTGAGGAGGCCAGAAGTGGAGGTAAGGGTATTTTCTGTTGAGGGTTGGCTGGTATAGAGTTGGTCCTGATAATGGGGATGAACAGGGTAGGGGTTCGGGTTAAAATCCTGTGCATGGTAGAATTTCAGTACTTGATCACCAGATGGCATTACGTCGAAGGCTTGTCGGTAGTGTCCGCCTGACGAGGTGGACCTTCGTAGAGGGTCTGGTCGCTGAAAGCCTGGTGCCTCTCCACGCAGTGGGGCCTGGCCCTCCAAATAACTATGAAATGGTCCAGATGTGTAGACATTGTAGGAGTGCTGGTGCTGGCTGGGATAGGGATTTGGGGGGTGCTCTAGTGGAGGTgatgaggaggtggaggaggaggtgaCAGCACACAGGCCTTCCCCTtcatcctctgccagcttctcaATAAGCAGAGAGGCTATTTCTTTCCCAGTCAGTTTCTGGCTGGGATCCACAGTGGCACTCTGGGTGTCTGAGCGACTCTGAGCATGTCCCACAGCTGCTACTGTTGTCTTGGCAACCAGGCCGTCTTCAACCTCAACTTGTACTGGACTGTCATAAGAAGAAGAAGCCAATCGTTTAGGATTCTCTTGTTTAGCATCAGGGTTGGAGGAATCGGCGAGCACATCAGAAGGTGGGGCCAGGGAGTCAGATGATTGCTGGGAGTCTCCGTCTAAGTCAGTGGTGGCCCAGCTTTTGGTTTTACTGGCAGGAATGGGGCTGCTGATGGGGAAATTCACATAGATGGGTTCGGACTGCTCTGGCTGCTTTGGTAACGGCCTCAACACCAGCGAAGAGGGTGACTGCACTGGCATCTCGGCCAGGGAATGATGATTCTCAGCGCCAAAGGGCTCAAAATGTCGGTAGCACACTTTGCCATTCTCAAAGTAGGGGTGCAACTGTGAAGCAGCAAGATCAGAGGGGGAATACTGGGATCGATGCTGGTGGCGCTGGTGGACTGAGAGTGGTATACCCATAGCGGGGTTTGAGGACAGCCTGACTGAGGAGGAGAGGTGACACAGGGGGTGATGCATTGGGGAGCTCTCCTGAGGACGATGATGGCCGTGAGAAAAAGAGTGTGAGTGGGACTGTGCTGCCGCCCAGGCACGTGTGACTTCAGAAGACCATAACTGGGGTCCCTTGGTCACCATGGATACATGGCTGAGGTGTGGACTGTGCTTTTGGGGTGGGACTCTGGAGAGAGGCTGCTGGCTTGCCTCAGTGTTACCAGGACGGTAGTTCCCCTCTGCATCCAGCCTCATGTTCTGGTAGCTGTGCCGGGTGTAACTGGGTGGTGGATGTTCAGGTGCAGCTATTTCATAGTAGAAGTTCTCCATTTTGCCCTGATCCTCTGTAGCTGCTATGGGCTGGATCTTAGAAGCCTGGGGCGCCTGAGGCCGCATGGCAGTGGAAGCTGAGCGGCTGGGCAGCTGTGAAGCTTGGTAACGCGGCACCACATGTGACGTCCCACTTATGCGCTCAGAGAATGCCCGTGACAGTGGGGCACTAGGGTTCTGCGACTGGGTGATAATACGCCGAATTCGGGCAGCATCCAGGGAACGTCGCATGAAATTGTCAGCCCGGGAGAGAGGAGTTTGATCCAGTGGTCTGGAGAACACCTTGGGCCGTGGGGGCTGGACAGCGTGTACCTGGGCTAGCGGGGAGCTCTCTGACTTGGAGTGCAGGAGCTGAGACTGGGTGGAGGGTTTGTTCTGTGGGTGGGGAGCAGAAAACTGACGGGAATAGTGAGGAACCTTCGTCTGAGATGAAGCTTCATCATTGTTAGGTTGTTCTTCAGGGAACAGGCTGTGAATTTTATGCTGTGCCTGCtgttgctgttgctgctgctggtttttgTAGACCAGACCTGGAGATGTATTCGATTCTCCAGATGAGCTACCAGCTGACACCTCAGAGTTAGATGCCCCAGAGTCAGAGGCCGATGTCTGCGAGGAAAGAGTGCCTGTATCCTGTGGTGAGACAGTGTACCACGGTGATTTGGTATAAATGCATGCAAGTTTTCTTTCATGATAAACAACAGTGCTCTGTCTCCATTACATTAACTGATTCAGGATGCTCTAAGATtaagaatgaaagaaaaaaacaacatccATCTTTCATTGGACTTAATCACACTCACCGGCCCCTGAGAACTGCCTGCCTGCTGCGGCCCCTCCTGTGGGTCGGCTGTGTTGGTCTTGCCCTCAGACATCCACGCAGATAATGGGCGGACGGTGGAGTAAAGTTGGTTTGCATCAGAAGGCGAGGTCGGCACGTTGTCTGTGTCAGCAGGGGGGCCCATGAGGGAGGGGCTCTCCTGGAACTGGGGGGAGCAGAATGGGGGTGAAATGCTCTCCCCCCGCAGGGCTTTGTTGGCGCTCTCTGCCAGGGCCAAGGCCATAAGCCGTGCAGGGTTTTTgggcggaggtgggggtggctgCTGTGAGGGCACGACAGGGCTGGGGGAGAAGAGAATGCCTACATtgtggaggaagagagagagaggggtggagagggagaggggggagagagatTATAGAGGGGGATGGggtggagagagagggagaggaaagggggagagaggagagagaaagagaaggggGGTGAATATCTTGGATTAGGGgtttaatgaaatatttttttgagTACTTGTATTTTGTCTAAGCCCGAACTCACTCTATCCACTTTTGCACTCAGCAGAGCAggttttatgtacagtacagctTAAGAATGGAGCACCACAGAGAATGCAAACTTccataaaagtgagaaaggaaCAAAGAGCAAGAAAACATTTAAGCAAGGTGAAAACACAAATGGGCAATGAAATACGAGTAATCTAAAAACAATATGGTTATGTCGCCCTCTGGTGGACAGTGAGGAAGTAACAGCTGGCTTCCTCACATGTTAACTGAGAACACCTGCTACTCCAGTTATATACATAATAAAGTAGCATTTTttagaaatctgacttctttcaCATTGATAGTTTGTCCCATCAGTTCTTCAACTCCCCACATAAGTTAGCTATATTTGTGCAATGTATTTTTGTCATATATTTTGGCTTTTTAGTACAAAAACCTAAATTCTGGGTTAATATAATGAAACACCCAATAGACAGCCAAGTTTGAGAAGAACTGGGTCAAACACTCATCTTTTCATTTAACAATTATCAAACGCACATAATTATGAGTAGTTCTGATGGATTAATAGCATAGTAACTGTTACTAGGTATTGTATATTTCTCCACAGATACAGATGTCACTCCAGATAAGTGCCTACAGAGTGAATAGAACAAGAAAATACAATTTCATCTCAATAATTAGATAAATTCCCAGTGCAAAGTCTCTATGTCCAAGGAACACTTGCATACACATACAATGGAaaccgcttatagtgatcacgtctgtctgggtgaaatttgATACTTATAAGCGGATGACCATTAtaagagattttttttcccttttctttatgtctcaggcagattgcCATCCGACTGACatgtgtatatttattacatgaatataatttaataaaacGAAGTCGCTATTTACTGAAtctcaaaatacagtacagctgtttaaaaggcttttcaaattaaaagtactgtacaaattaaatcACTGAACTGTATAACTCAAATATGCTATAATACATCACTGTATATGAAACATAGCTTATTGTGGTTTCGctgctgcatctcattggctcatTTTTGGCAGTTTATCATATGCTTTGATGAGTCTATATTTTTCACTGAGAGAAAATTACTTTCTTTTCCCTGTCAACTTTTCTGTGTAGGCAGCAGGCAGCCAGCCAGAAGCAGACGGGTTACCGCAAGGCAAAGTAGGgctatcaaaataaataaagaaaaaaaaaagaattatcgTTGTTTATTTTTTCCATACACTGTATTTATAATTTAGTTTACCGGAAATAGTTAGGATTttcagaccctgtgcttcaaCTCTCCATCCATGTCTTCCGTTTTGCACTTACCTTGACCCTTGACCTCTGCACCCAGTTTACTGCGCAGTTCCTGCTGGCAGTTCTCCGTTAGCTGGAAGTCACATGACCTAAGCAGCATTGAAATCATCTGAGGTGGTTGGGGGGGTGTAGCACTATGTGGTCCTAGCTGAAGTTCCCCAGCACGGCCACCTATCATCTCCAGGACCTTCATGGCCACAAAAGAAATGTTGGAAATCTCAAAACATAGATACTAGAAAGCAATAAATACTGTACATGAAATCTGACGCGAGGAATCCtcaaacgagcttgataggcCGAACAGCctgctctcgtttgtaaatttcttatgttgttATAAAATTATTTCCATGACAAGTGGTAATACAGAAAGACAGTCAAAGCCACAAAGTAAAGAAATCTACCTTCGCTGGGACACTGATGGCGACAGGGTCTGAGATATCTAGTGGAGGATACTTTGGTGCCTTGGGAGAAAGCGCCTGCACCACCTTGCGGGTGAAAGAGCGCCGCTCTTGAGACAGATGTGAGGAGGTGGAGGCAGTGACAggttgactgtggggggggctgctgctGGCCTCTGTGTGCTGGGCCACTGCT
Protein-coding regions in this window:
- the LOC125727109 gene encoding rho GTPase-activating protein 33-like isoform X2 — encoded protein: MKRGGSVSGPQWVRKCAMFVRAMSLTDMSGVLPRALTLQLPAQSTDSLDSSREPTTRSVGSTANLKGKMSKRLSIVKGHFPKLVDCAHFHYENVDFGSIELQLANTQNDASWSSSYAKDLVFLVQVSCKGKAWMVRRSYEEFRTLDAHLHQCIYDRRYSQLLPLPGPSEIGDKLEMLNPLLSEYLSRLSMIVDNKLNCGPVLTWMEIDNHGNRFLLKEEASLNVPAIAAAHVIKRYTAQASDEISIEVGDILSVIDMPPKEDTSWWRGKHGFQVGFFPSECVELISEKVPHSVSAPSSKDGDLSGTKPGLVNVATPPSPTSVSKKHGKLMGFLRAFMKSRPTKQKLKQRGILKERVFGCDLGEHLLNSGNDVPQVLKSCSEFIEKFGIVDGIYRHSGVSSNIQKLRHEFDSENVPDLTKDLYMQDIHCVGSLCKLYFRELPNPLLTYQLYDKFADCMGDMTEDERMVKVHDVIQQLPPPHYRTLEYLMKHLARLATYSNETNMHIKNLAIVWAPNLLRSMEIEAVGLNGANPFKEVRIQSVVVEFLLSNVEVLFSDSFTSVGRFNTERQSLTRPKSFVSTKLLTLEEAQARTQAPLLQLGAPLSFQGQFHTVLDLPEERRKRGFKSRKSAGGSWKTFFAMGKQGGSGRRKPMRISSLFQPSTSHAGCRVDSLTLRSAKSEESLSSQHSGAGQTKLQRLRRPRSSSDGLSLASPAQPELLSKQPPSRSYDSLLPDDPHAPGGDDANDDNADDEEGVYMLPDLSRDPTSSWMAEDVVDFSPTFLEDGPIGLGSITGANRDSPNAAKSPPYRCVNHKGPSHSRSQSQRSVTEDPDSVLNQSEVAARRSLILAAVSPPVQMFLQHKPSAVAQHTEASSSPPHSQPVTASTSSHLSQERRSFTRKVVQALSPKAPKYPPLDISDPVAISVPAKVLEMIGGRAGELQLGPHSATPPQPPQMISMLLRSCDFQLTENCQQELRSKLGAEVKGQGILFSPSPVVPSQQPPPPPPKNPARLMALALAESANKALRGESISPPFCSPQFQESPSLMGPPADTDNVPTSPSDANQLYSTVRPLSAWMSEGKTNTADPQEGPQQAGSSQGPDTGTLSSQTSASDSGASNSEVSAGSSSGESNTSPGLVYKNQQQQQQQQAQHKIHSLFPEEQPNNDEASSQTKVPHYSRQFSAPHPQNKPSTQSQLLHSKSESSPLAQVHAVQPPRPKVFSRPLDQTPLSRADNFMRRSLDAARIRRIITQSQNPSAPLSRAFSERISGTSHVVPRYQASQLPSRSASTAMRPQAPQASKIQPIAATEDQGKMENFYYEIAAPEHPPPSYTRHSYQNMRLDAEGNYRPGNTEASQQPLSRVPPQKHSPHLSHVSMVTKGPQLWSSEVTRAWAAAQSHSHSFSHGHHRPQESSPMHHPLCHLSSSVRLSSNPAMGIPLSVHQRHQHRSQYSPSDLAASQLHPYFENGKVCYRHFEPFGAENHHSLAEMPVQSPSSLVLRPLPKQPEQSEPIYVNFPISSPIPASKTKSWATTDLDGDSQQSSDSLAPPSDVLADSSNPDAKQENPKRLASSSYDSPVQVEVEDGLVAKTTVAAVGHAQSRSDTQSATVDPSQKLTGKEIASLLIEKLAEDEGEGLCAVTSSSTSSSPPLEHPPNPYPSQHQHSYNVYTSGPFHSYLEGQAPLRGEAPGFQRPDPLRRSTSSGGHYRQAFDVMPSGDQVLKFYHAQDFNPNPYPVHPHYQDQLYTSQPSTENTLTSTSGLLTNLSLGTPRGFSAQPGGYPAVSYQHSQYPFQSAPMQAPYPSAPRREAVLNPSLQSSGLRSQRGLARQGSLPGPNWTVHSEGQTRSYC
- the LOC125727109 gene encoding rho GTPase-activating protein 33-like isoform X1, which produces MKRGGSVSGPQWVRKCAMFVRAMSLTDMSGVLPRALTLQLPAQSTDSLDSSREPTTRSVGSTANLKGKMSKRLSIVKGHFPKLVDCAHFHYENVDFGSIELQLANTQNDASWSSSYAKDLVFLVQVSCKGKAWMVRRSYEEFRTLDAHLHQCIYDRRYSQLLPLPGPSEIGDKLEMLNPLLSEYLSRLSMIVDNKLNCGPVLTWMEIDNHGNRFLLKEEASLNVPAIAAAHVIKRYTAQASDEISIEVGDILSVIDMPPKEDTSWWRGKHGFQVGFFPSECVELISEKVPHSVSAPSSKDGDLSGTKPGLVNVATPPSPTSVLQPWFLRVTVSKKHGKLMGFLRAFMKSRPTKQKLKQRGILKERVFGCDLGEHLLNSGNDVPQVLKSCSEFIEKFGIVDGIYRHSGVSSNIQKLRHEFDSENVPDLTKDLYMQDIHCVGSLCKLYFRELPNPLLTYQLYDKFADCMGDMTEDERMVKVHDVIQQLPPPHYRTLEYLMKHLARLATYSNETNMHIKNLAIVWAPNLLRSMEIEAVGLNGANPFKEVRIQSVVVEFLLSNVEVLFSDSFTSVGRFNTERQSLTRPKSFVSTKLLTLEEAQARTQAPLLQLGAPLSFQGQFHTVLDLPEERRKRGFKSRKSAGGSWKTFFAMGKQGGSGRRKPMRISSLFQPSTSHAGCRVDSLTLRSAKSEESLSSQHSGAGQTKLQRLRRPRSSSDGLSLASPAQPELLSKQPPSRSYDSLLPDDPHAPGGDDANDDNADDEEGVYMLPDLSRDPTSSWMAEDVVDFSPTFLEDGPIGLGSITGANRDSPNAAKSPPYRCVNHKGPSHSRSQSQRSVTEDPDSVLNQSEVAARRSLILAAVSPPVQMFLQHKPSAVAQHTEASSSPPHSQPVTASTSSHLSQERRSFTRKVVQALSPKAPKYPPLDISDPVAISVPAKVLEMIGGRAGELQLGPHSATPPQPPQMISMLLRSCDFQLTENCQQELRSKLGAEVKGQGILFSPSPVVPSQQPPPPPPKNPARLMALALAESANKALRGESISPPFCSPQFQESPSLMGPPADTDNVPTSPSDANQLYSTVRPLSAWMSEGKTNTADPQEGPQQAGSSQGPDTGTLSSQTSASDSGASNSEVSAGSSSGESNTSPGLVYKNQQQQQQQQAQHKIHSLFPEEQPNNDEASSQTKVPHYSRQFSAPHPQNKPSTQSQLLHSKSESSPLAQVHAVQPPRPKVFSRPLDQTPLSRADNFMRRSLDAARIRRIITQSQNPSAPLSRAFSERISGTSHVVPRYQASQLPSRSASTAMRPQAPQASKIQPIAATEDQGKMENFYYEIAAPEHPPPSYTRHSYQNMRLDAEGNYRPGNTEASQQPLSRVPPQKHSPHLSHVSMVTKGPQLWSSEVTRAWAAAQSHSHSFSHGHHRPQESSPMHHPLCHLSSSVRLSSNPAMGIPLSVHQRHQHRSQYSPSDLAASQLHPYFENGKVCYRHFEPFGAENHHSLAEMPVQSPSSLVLRPLPKQPEQSEPIYVNFPISSPIPASKTKSWATTDLDGDSQQSSDSLAPPSDVLADSSNPDAKQENPKRLASSSYDSPVQVEVEDGLVAKTTVAAVGHAQSRSDTQSATVDPSQKLTGKEIASLLIEKLAEDEGEGLCAVTSSSTSSSPPLEHPPNPYPSQHQHSYNVYTSGPFHSYLEGQAPLRGEAPGFQRPDPLRRSTSSGGHYRQAFDVMPSGDQVLKFYHAQDFNPNPYPVHPHYQDQLYTSQPSTENTLTSTSGLLTNLSLGTPRGFSAQPGGYPAVSYQHSQYPFQSAPMQAPYPSAPRREAVLNPSLQSSGLRSQRGLARQGSLPGPNWTVHSEGQTRSYC
- the LOC125727109 gene encoding rho GTPase-activating protein 33-like isoform X4 gives rise to the protein MVAQSTDSLDSSREPTTRSVGSTANLKGKMSKRLSIVKGHFPKLVDCAHFHYENVDFGSIELQLANTQNDASWSSSYAKDLVFLVQVSCKGKAWMVRRSYEEFRTLDAHLHQCIYDRRYSQLLPLPGPSEIGDKLEMLNPLLSEYLSRLSMIVDNKLNCGPVLTWMEIDNHGNRFLLKEEASLNVPAIAAAHVIKRYTAQASDEISIEVGDILSVIDMPPKEDTSWWRGKHGFQVGFFPSECVELISEKVPHSVSAPSSKDGDLSGTKPGLVNVATPPSPTSVLQPWFLRVTVSKKHGKLMGFLRAFMKSRPTKQKLKQRGILKERVFGCDLGEHLLNSGNDVPQVLKSCSEFIEKFGIVDGIYRHSGVSSNIQKLRHEFDSENVPDLTKDLYMQDIHCVGSLCKLYFRELPNPLLTYQLYDKFADCMGDMTEDERMVKVHDVIQQLPPPHYRTLEYLMKHLARLATYSNETNMHIKNLAIVWAPNLLRSMEIEAVGLNGANPFKEVRIQSVVVEFLLSNVEVLFSDSFTSVGRFNTERQSLTRPKSFVSTKLLTLEEAQARTQAPLLQLGAPLSFQGQFHTVLDLPEERRKRGFKSRKSAGGSWKTFFAMGKQGGSGRRKPMRISSLFQPSTSHAGCRVDSLTLRSAKSEESLSSQHSGAGQTKLQRLRRPRSSSDGLSLASPAQPELLSKQPPSRSYDSLLPDDPHAPGGDDANDDNADDEEGVYMLPDLSRDPTSSWMAEDVVDFSPTFLEDGPIGLGSITGANRDSPNAAKSPPYRCVNHKGPSHSRSQSQRSVTEDPDSVLNQSEVAARRSLILAAVSPPVQMFLQHKPSAVAQHTEASSSPPHSQPVTASTSSHLSQERRSFTRKVVQALSPKAPKYPPLDISDPVAISVPAKVLEMIGGRAGELQLGPHSATPPQPPQMISMLLRSCDFQLTENCQQELRSKLGAEVKGQGILFSPSPVVPSQQPPPPPPKNPARLMALALAESANKALRGESISPPFCSPQFQESPSLMGPPADTDNVPTSPSDANQLYSTVRPLSAWMSEGKTNTADPQEGPQQAGSSQGPDTGTLSSQTSASDSGASNSEVSAGSSSGESNTSPGLVYKNQQQQQQQQAQHKIHSLFPEEQPNNDEASSQTKVPHYSRQFSAPHPQNKPSTQSQLLHSKSESSPLAQVHAVQPPRPKVFSRPLDQTPLSRADNFMRRSLDAARIRRIITQSQNPSAPLSRAFSERISGTSHVVPRYQASQLPSRSASTAMRPQAPQASKIQPIAATEDQGKMENFYYEIAAPEHPPPSYTRHSYQNMRLDAEGNYRPGNTEASQQPLSRVPPQKHSPHLSHVSMVTKGPQLWSSEVTRAWAAAQSHSHSFSHGHHRPQESSPMHHPLCHLSSSVRLSSNPAMGIPLSVHQRHQHRSQYSPSDLAASQLHPYFENGKVCYRHFEPFGAENHHSLAEMPVQSPSSLVLRPLPKQPEQSEPIYVNFPISSPIPASKTKSWATTDLDGDSQQSSDSLAPPSDVLADSSNPDAKQENPKRLASSSYDSPVQVEVEDGLVAKTTVAAVGHAQSRSDTQSATVDPSQKLTGKEIASLLIEKLAEDEGEGLCAVTSSSTSSSPPLEHPPNPYPSQHQHSYNVYTSGPFHSYLEGQAPLRGEAPGFQRPDPLRRSTSSGGHYRQAFDVMPSGDQVLKFYHAQDFNPNPYPVHPHYQDQLYTSQPSTENTLTSTSGLLTNLSLGTPRGFSAQPGGYPAVSYQHSQYPFQSAPMQAPYPSAPRREAVLNPSLQSSGLRSQRGLARQGSLPGPNWTVHSEGQTRSYC
- the LOC125727109 gene encoding rho GTPase-activating protein 33-like isoform X5 translates to MSKRLSIVKGHFPKLVDCAHFHYENVDFGSIELQLANTQNDASWSSSYAKDLVFLVQVSCKGKAWMVRRSYEEFRTLDAHLHQCIYDRRYSQLLPLPGPSEIGDKLEMLNPLLSEYLSRLSMIVDNKLNCGPVLTWMEIDNHGNRFLLKEEASLNVPAIAAAHVIKRYTAQASDEISIEVGDILSVIDMPPKEDTSWWRGKHGFQVGFFPSECVELISEKVPHSVSAPSSKDGDLSGTKPGLVNVATPPSPTSVLQPWFLRVTVSKKHGKLMGFLRAFMKSRPTKQKLKQRGILKERVFGCDLGEHLLNSGNDVPQVLKSCSEFIEKFGIVDGIYRHSGVSSNIQKLRHEFDSENVPDLTKDLYMQDIHCVGSLCKLYFRELPNPLLTYQLYDKFADCMGDMTEDERMVKVHDVIQQLPPPHYRTLEYLMKHLARLATYSNETNMHIKNLAIVWAPNLLRSMEIEAVGLNGANPFKEVRIQSVVVEFLLSNVEVLFSDSFTSVGRFNTERQSLTRPKSFVSTKLLTLEEAQARTQAPLLQLGAPLSFQGQFHTVLDLPEERRKRGFKSRKSAGGSWKTFFAMGKQGGSGRRKPMRISSLFQPSTSHAGCRVDSLTLRSAKSEESLSSQHSGAGQTKLQRLRRPRSSSDGLSLASPAQPELLSKQPPSRSYDSLLPDDPHAPGGDDANDDNADDEEGVYMLPDLSRDPTSSWMAEDVVDFSPTFLEDGPIGLGSITGANRDSPNAAKSPPYRCVNHKGPSHSRSQSQRSVTEDPDSVLNQSEVAARRSLILAAVSPPVQMFLQHKPSAVAQHTEASSSPPHSQPVTASTSSHLSQERRSFTRKVVQALSPKAPKYPPLDISDPVAISVPAKVLEMIGGRAGELQLGPHSATPPQPPQMISMLLRSCDFQLTENCQQELRSKLGAEVKGQGILFSPSPVVPSQQPPPPPPKNPARLMALALAESANKALRGESISPPFCSPQFQESPSLMGPPADTDNVPTSPSDANQLYSTVRPLSAWMSEGKTNTADPQEGPQQAGSSQGPDTGTLSSQTSASDSGASNSEVSAGSSSGESNTSPGLVYKNQQQQQQQQAQHKIHSLFPEEQPNNDEASSQTKVPHYSRQFSAPHPQNKPSTQSQLLHSKSESSPLAQVHAVQPPRPKVFSRPLDQTPLSRADNFMRRSLDAARIRRIITQSQNPSAPLSRAFSERISGTSHVVPRYQASQLPSRSASTAMRPQAPQASKIQPIAATEDQGKMENFYYEIAAPEHPPPSYTRHSYQNMRLDAEGNYRPGNTEASQQPLSRVPPQKHSPHLSHVSMVTKGPQLWSSEVTRAWAAAQSHSHSFSHGHHRPQESSPMHHPLCHLSSSVRLSSNPAMGIPLSVHQRHQHRSQYSPSDLAASQLHPYFENGKVCYRHFEPFGAENHHSLAEMPVQSPSSLVLRPLPKQPEQSEPIYVNFPISSPIPASKTKSWATTDLDGDSQQSSDSLAPPSDVLADSSNPDAKQENPKRLASSSYDSPVQVEVEDGLVAKTTVAAVGHAQSRSDTQSATVDPSQKLTGKEIASLLIEKLAEDEGEGLCAVTSSSTSSSPPLEHPPNPYPSQHQHSYNVYTSGPFHSYLEGQAPLRGEAPGFQRPDPLRRSTSSGGHYRQAFDVMPSGDQVLKFYHAQDFNPNPYPVHPHYQDQLYTSQPSTENTLTSTSGLLTNLSLGTPRGFSAQPGGYPAVSYQHSQYPFQSAPMQAPYPSAPRREAVLNPSLQSSGLRSQRGLARQGSLPGPNWTVHSEGQTRSYC
- the LOC125727109 gene encoding rho GTPase-activating protein 33-like isoform X3 produces the protein MFVRAMSLTDMSGVLPRALTLQLPAQSTDSLDSSREPTTRSVGSTANLKGKMSKRLSIVKGHFPKLVDCAHFHYENVDFGSIELQLANTQNDASWSSSYAKDLVFLVQVSCKGKAWMVRRSYEEFRTLDAHLHQCIYDRRYSQLLPLPGPSEIGDKLEMLNPLLSEYLSRLSMIVDNKLNCGPVLTWMEIDNHGNRFLLKEEASLNVPAIAAAHVIKRYTAQASDEISIEVGDILSVIDMPPKEDTSWWRGKHGFQVGFFPSECVELISEKVPHSVSAPSSKDGDLSGTKPGLVNVATPPSPTSVLQPWFLRVTVSKKHGKLMGFLRAFMKSRPTKQKLKQRGILKERVFGCDLGEHLLNSGNDVPQVLKSCSEFIEKFGIVDGIYRHSGVSSNIQKLRHEFDSENVPDLTKDLYMQDIHCVGSLCKLYFRELPNPLLTYQLYDKFADCMGDMTEDERMVKVHDVIQQLPPPHYRTLEYLMKHLARLATYSNETNMHIKNLAIVWAPNLLRSMEIEAVGLNGANPFKEVRIQSVVVEFLLSNVEVLFSDSFTSVGRFNTERQSLTRPKSFVSTKLLTLEEAQARTQAPLLQLGAPLSFQGQFHTVLDLPEERRKRGFKSRKSAGGSWKTFFAMGKQGGSGRRKPMRISSLFQPSTSHAGCRVDSLTLRSAKSEESLSSQHSGAGQTKLQRLRRPRSSSDGLSLASPAQPELLSKQPPSRSYDSLLPDDPHAPGGDDANDDNADDEEGVYMLPDLSRDPTSSWMAEDVVDFSPTFLEDGPIGLGSITGANRDSPNAAKSPPYRCVNHKGPSHSRSQSQRSVTEDPDSVLNQSEVAARRSLILAAVSPPVQMFLQHKPSAVAQHTEASSSPPHSQPVTASTSSHLSQERRSFTRKVVQALSPKAPKYPPLDISDPVAISVPAKVLEMIGGRAGELQLGPHSATPPQPPQMISMLLRSCDFQLTENCQQELRSKLGAEVKGQGILFSPSPVVPSQQPPPPPPKNPARLMALALAESANKALRGESISPPFCSPQFQESPSLMGPPADTDNVPTSPSDANQLYSTVRPLSAWMSEGKTNTADPQEGPQQAGSSQGPDTGTLSSQTSASDSGASNSEVSAGSSSGESNTSPGLVYKNQQQQQQQQAQHKIHSLFPEEQPNNDEASSQTKVPHYSRQFSAPHPQNKPSTQSQLLHSKSESSPLAQVHAVQPPRPKVFSRPLDQTPLSRADNFMRRSLDAARIRRIITQSQNPSAPLSRAFSERISGTSHVVPRYQASQLPSRSASTAMRPQAPQASKIQPIAATEDQGKMENFYYEIAAPEHPPPSYTRHSYQNMRLDAEGNYRPGNTEASQQPLSRVPPQKHSPHLSHVSMVTKGPQLWSSEVTRAWAAAQSHSHSFSHGHHRPQESSPMHHPLCHLSSSVRLSSNPAMGIPLSVHQRHQHRSQYSPSDLAASQLHPYFENGKVCYRHFEPFGAENHHSLAEMPVQSPSSLVLRPLPKQPEQSEPIYVNFPISSPIPASKTKSWATTDLDGDSQQSSDSLAPPSDVLADSSNPDAKQENPKRLASSSYDSPVQVEVEDGLVAKTTVAAVGHAQSRSDTQSATVDPSQKLTGKEIASLLIEKLAEDEGEGLCAVTSSSTSSSPPLEHPPNPYPSQHQHSYNVYTSGPFHSYLEGQAPLRGEAPGFQRPDPLRRSTSSGGHYRQAFDVMPSGDQVLKFYHAQDFNPNPYPVHPHYQDQLYTSQPSTENTLTSTSGLLTNLSLGTPRGFSAQPGGYPAVSYQHSQYPFQSAPMQAPYPSAPRREAVLNPSLQSSGLRSQRGLARQGSLPGPNWTVHSEGQTRSYC